Part of the Paeniglutamicibacter sulfureus genome, GCCAACAAGCCGCTGGTCGTGCGCCTCGACGGCAACAACGTCGAAGAGGGCCGCCGCATCCTGGCCGAGGCCAACCACCCGTTGGTCACCCTGGCAGCAACCATGGACGAGGGCGCCGACAAGGCCGCCGAGCTCGCCAACGCAGCGAAGTAAGTAGGGATACGCGAACATGAGCATTTACCTTAACAAGGACTCCAAGGTCATCGTTCAGGGCATCACCGGTGGCGAGGGTACCAAGCACACCGCACTGATGCTGAAGGCCGGCACCAACGTCGTCGGCGGCGTCAACGCCCGCAAGGCCGGCACCACGGTGCTGCACGGCGACAAGGAGATCAAGGTCTTCGGCGCAGTGGCGGAAGCCATGGCCGAAACCGGCGCAGACGTTTCCATCGTCTTCGTGCCGCCGGCATTCACCAAGGATGCAGTCGTTGAGGCCATCGAGGCAGGCATCGGCCTGGTCGTTGTCATCACCGAGGGCGTTCCGGTTCAGGATTCGGCCGAGTTCTGGGCACTGGCCCAGTCCAAGGTCGACGCCGACGGCAACCAGGTCACCCGCATCATCGGCCCGAACTGCCCCGGCATCATCACCCCGGGTGAGGCACTGGTCGGCATCACGCCGAACAACATCACCCAGAAGGGCCCGATCGGCTTGGTCTCCAAGTCCGGCACCCTGACCTACCAGATGATGTACGAATTGCGCGACCTGGGCTTCTCCACCGCCATCGGCATCGGCGGCGACCCGGTCATCGGCACCACCCACATCGACGCCCTGGCTGCGTTCGAGGCGGACCCGGAGACCAAGGCCATCGTGATGATCGGCGAAATCGGCGGCGACGCCGAAGAGCGTGCGGCCGACTTCATCAAGGCCAACGTCACCAAGCCGGTCGTCGGCTACGTGGCCGGCTTCACCGCACCCGAGGGCAAGACCATGGGCCACGCCGGCGCCATCGTCTCGGGCTCGGCCGGTACCGCACAGGCCAAGAAGGAAGCACTTGAGGCTGCAGGCGTGAAGGTCGGAAAGACCCCGTCGGAAACCGCAACGCTGCTGCGCGAAGTTTTCGCCGCACTCTAATGCACCTGTAGTATCCGCTGACGGCGGTTGGACATCCGGTTTTCCGGTGGCCAACCGCCGTTCGCCGTTAAGCGCCGACCGGCCTCGGCCGCTTCTCGCCCGGCGGGAACGCCGTTTGCACGCCATGCCCCGCCGATGCCTAGGATGCGTGGAGGACAGTGTCCTCCACGCTCGAAAGGCAGGTCGCTTCGCATCATGAAACGTTCCCTCACCCGGATTCCTGCGGCCCTCGCCCAGTTGAAATTCAAGTCATTGCCGAAACCAGGCAAGGGTCCGGCGAGTGGGGCGCTGAACCTGGAAGACCTGCGAAGGCTTGCCAAGCGCCGCACTCCCACTGCGGCCTTCGACTATGCGGATGGCGGTTCCTACGCCGAAGAGGCCTTGGAACGGAACTACCGTGCGTACCGGAACACCGAGTTGCTACCTGGGATCCTGCGCGACGTCAGCGCGGTGGACCCCTCCGTGACCGTGGCCGGTGGGCGATTCTCGTTGCCTGTGGGCATCGCCCCCACCGGACTGACCCGCCTGATGCATGCCGCCGGAGAACGCGCCGGGGCAGCAGCAGCGGCACGGCAGAACATACCCTTCACCCTTTCCACCATGGGTACCGTGTCCATCGAGGAAACCGCCGCCGCGGCACCAGGGGGCACCCGCTGGTTCCAGCTGTACCTCGGCCAGGACCGTGCGGCGTCCCTGGCCATGATGCGCCGGGCCCGGGAAGCCGGCTACAGTGCCCTGCTCCTGACAGTGGACACCGCCGTGACGTCCAACCGCTTTCGGGACCAACGAAACGGCATGACGCTGCCGCCCACGCTCGGCCCTTCAACCGTTCTCGATGCGCTCAGGCGCCCCGGCTGGTGCCTGGACTTCCTCACCACCGAACCGCTGGGCTTCGCAAACTTTCCGGACAACACGGGAAACGTCAGTGCCCAGTTCAACACGATGTTTGACGCATCCCTGAACTACACCGACCTCGCCTGGGTGCGGGAGGCATGGCCGGGCACCTTGATCGTCAAGGGAGTGCAGGGCCCGGAGGACGCTGTGGCATGCTTTGGGCACGGCGTCGACGGCGTGGTGGTCTCCAACCATGGCGGACGCCAGCTGGACAGGGCGCCGGTGCCGGTGTTGCAGCTGCCTGCCATCCGCGCGGCCGTGGGACCGGACCGGCTCATCATCGCCGATTCGGGAATCATGAGCGGCGGCGACGTGGTGGCGACGCTGGCCGCAGGGGCGAACTTCACCCTCATCGGCAGGGCCTACCTCTACGGTTTGATGGCCGGGGGACAGGCAGGGGTTGAACGCGCCCTGGAGATCCTCGAACGGGAGATTCGGCAAACCATGGCCCTGCTGGGCGTGCGCACCCTGTCGGAACTAGGTCCGCAACACGTGCGCCTGGGCGAGGGGTGAAGCCGCCGGCACCGCTGTACGCGACCGGCGCGTTGTCCCCGCAAACCGCTCGGGGAACACCGCGCCGGTCGCTTCCACGAAGGCCATGGCCACCTAAGCGGCGGCGACCCTCACCGGAATGGATTTCCAGCCGCGTAGCGTGGTGTGCATGAATTGCTCGGGCTCGGCCGTCAACTCGATGCTCTTCACCCGGCGCGCCAGTTCGGTGATCAGCACGTCCATTTCGAGTCGCGACAGCGGCTGGCCCACGCACTGGTGGATGCCCATGCCGAATGCCAGGTGCCCGCCGGCTGCTCGGGCGATATCGTACTCGTTCGCCGTCGGCCCCCAGCGCCGCTCGTCGCGGTTCGCGGCGCCAACGAATACCGCGACCTTGGTATCGGCCGGGATGGCCATGCCCCCGATTTCCGCGGCCTGGCTCGTCGTGCGGTAGAAGGACTGAAACGGCGACTCATAGCGGAAGGCCTCGTCGATGGCGAACTTCACGAGCTTGGGATTCTCGTGGACCTTCGCATATTGCCCGGGGTGGCGGACCAAGGCCAACAACGTGGCTCCCAGCGAGAAGATCGTGGTGTCCAGGCCTGCCGAGAGCATGGCCCGCACCAGTAGCGGTGCCTGGTCCGTGGTGATCTCGCCGCGGTCTGCGAGGTCCCAGATCTGCGCACCCAGGCTGCCAGGGCGCAGCCGTTCACGGGCGGTATTGGCCATGGCCCAGTCGTTGGTGCCGGCCCCGGCGGAAAAATGCTCCCTGGCCAGGGGCGTGTCGGGTCCGAAGGTGGAGAAATTGGCAGCGCCCAGCGCCAGGAGGTTCTCGGCCCGGCCCTCGCGCGGAATACCGACGGCATCCCCAAACGCGCGCAGGGGGAAAACCTCCGACAGGTCCTTGACCAGGTCGAATTCCCCGCGCTCCAGCAGCTCGTCGACCAGCTCGGTGGCGTACTCCTCGAAACCCGCGCGCAGCGAACGGACCCCGCGGGGTGAGATGACTCCGGCTATGGCATGGCGCATCTGGGTGTGGATCGGGGGATCCGATTCCATGATGCCCTGGGCCCGCCAGCTGGGTTCGCGGTGAAGGTTCCGCGGCCCGGCACCCGCGCCGGAGATGAAGGTCCGATAGTCCTCCAGGACTTCCTTGCACTCATCGAAGCGCGTCACGGCCAAGACATCGTGCTCCTTGAGCAGTACAACCGGGCCGGCGTCGCGCATGCGTTCAAAGAGCCCATATGGTTCGGCCAAATGCGCCGGGGAATAGGGGTCTTCCGTAAATATCGGCGCTGTGGCAGCGGCCAGGGTCGAGTCCATGGGTACCTCCCGAGATCGTGGTGACTGCCCTCAACCTAGCGTGCCGCGGTTCAGCGAGTAAGCGTGGTTCTCACTATGTGAGAGTCGGAATTGTCCTTCGCTCCCGCAGCGTGCAACATCGAATCAGTGCGCAAGAATATGTCGCGCATCACACCGCATCTTGGGTTGGAAGGGAGGCTTGGGACATGTCAACGTCTTTTGAACGGGGATTGAGAATCCTGACCGAGGTCATTGAACACGGAGACGCCTCGGTCGAGGCCGTGTCCAGGAAGCTCGGCATTCCCGCAAGCTCCGCGTACCGCTATTTCAAGGTGCTGCGCGAACAGGATTTCGTCTGCGAGGAAGACGGACGGTACCGGCCGGGCCCGGCGCTTCTTAGGTCCGCCGGCCGCCACCATGCCCAGTCCTACCTCGCCGAGGTGGGCAATGCGGTGCTTCGCGAAATCGTGGACCAGGTCGGGGAAACGGCCGTGATGATCGTGCGGATTGGTTCCCAGGCCATGTGCCTTCGGCGTGTGGAACCGGAGAAGTCCCTGAAATACTCCTTCGCGGTCAACGAATTGCTGCCGCTGCATGCGGGGGCGGGGCAGCGGGTGCTGCTGGCCTGGGCACCCCCGGAAGTGGTTCACGAGGTGCTCACCGGATCCATGACCCGGTTCACCGCCAAGACCATGAACCGCGAGCAAATCCTGGCGTCCATTCCGCAGACCCGGTCCTCCGGATATGTGCTTTCCCGCGGCGAACTGGATCAGGGATCGCTGTCCATCGCCATCCCGGTGACCAGCCAGGGAGAAGTCGTCTGCTCGATCAACGTCGCCGGTCCCGAGGCAACGTGCGGTTCTCGCTTCTGGATCTCCTCCACGCTGCGCGTCATGCAGGAATCGGCCAACAAACTTACCCAGGCATTGCAAGAGTGCACACCGAACAAATCAACCAGGGAGACCCTTGATGACTACAGCAGTATTGGCTGAAACGGCACCGGTGACCATTGGCGTTCACCGTGCCACGCTCGACGACCTCATTCAGGTGGCCCGGCATCGACGCCCCGTAATCATCGATGATGCGGTCTTCGACGCCATGGCCCCCAGTCGGGAATGGCTGGACGGCATCGTCGATGCGATGGGACCGGGCAAACAGACACCGCCGATCTATTCCATCAACACCGGGTTCGGGTCATTGGCCGGGCGCAAGGCCTTCGCCGAGCCGGCCGACGCCGCCGAACTGTCCCGGCGCCTGGTGCTCTCAAACGCCGCGGGCGTGGGGCGTCACGTGGACGAGGAAGTCGTGCGGGCGACGATGTTCATCCGCATCGTCAGCCTGACCCAGGGATACTCCGGGGTGCGGCCCGAAATCGTCAGCACCCTGGCCCGGATGCTCAATGCGGGGGTCTGTCCGGCGATTCCGGAGTACGGCTCGCTCGGCGCCTCTGGCGACCTCATCCCGCTGGCCCACGTGGCCATCGTGATGTCGCGGTCGCACACCGGCGAAGACGTGGATCTGGATTCGGGGGAGGCCCTGCTGGACGGCAAGGTGGTCAGCGGCATCGCCGCGATGCGCCACGCCGGCATCGAGCGGCTCCCGCTGGGGGCCAAGGACGGACTCGCCCTGCTCAACGGCACCTCGTTCTCCTGCGCCCAGGCGGCACTGGCCCTCTACGACGCACAAAACCTGCTGGAAACGGCACAAATCACCGCGGCCATGACCATCGAGGCGCTCAGAGGGTTCGGTGACGCCTTCATTGACGAGTTGCACCAGGCCCGCGGCCAGCGCGGACAAATCGAGGTCGCCACGCGCATCCGCGAACTGCTGTCGGGGTCCACCCTCATTGACGGCAACGCGTCAACCGACCCGGTCCGCCAGCCGCCCCAGGACGCCTACTCGCTGCGCTGCATCCCGCAGGTCTTTGGCCCGATCAAGGACACCTTGGCCTTCGCTGCCGGGATCATCGACAACGAAATCAACGCGGCCACCGACAACCCGCTGATTTTCCCGTCGCTGCCCGACACCCGCAAACTCAAAGCCGTCTCGGGAGGGAACTTCCACGCCGAGTACGTGGCCTTCGCCGCCGATTTCATCTCCATCGTGGTCACCGAGATCGGCAACATCACCGAACGCCGGCTCTTCCGACTTGACGACGGAACGCTGAACCGGGGGCTGCCCGACATGCTGATCGACAGCGAACAAACGGGCATGGACTGCGGCTATATGTTGCCGCAATACCTGGCCGCGGCACTGGTGTCCGACTGCAAGACCCTCGCCCACCCCGACTCGGTCGATTCCATCCCCACTTGCGCCAACCAGGAAGACCACGTCTCAATGGCCAATAACGCCGGACGGCACGCCCGGCAGATCGTTGCCAACATCGAATCCGTGGTCGGCATCGAATTGCTCATGGCCGCCCAGGCGCTGGAACTGCGTGCCGCGCACCCCGACACCGGGGATGCCCGCCCGGGCGCGGCAAGCGCCGCAGCCCTGGCTCTGGTGCGGGGGAGCAAGTCGGCCGACGGACGGCCGATCGACCACATCCGCGCCGACGTGGTCATGTATCCACGGGTCCGGAAGGCCCTGGACTTGGTGCACAGCGGATCGGTCGTTGAAACCGTGAACAAGGTTCTCGCCGGCTAGCCGAACAACCCAGCAACGCCCCCAGCGCACCACTGAAGTCGGTGGCTCTACTGCCCATGCCCAAAAACCCGTGCCCGTCACGGAATTCGACGGACTCACCCACATGAAAGTCCCCATCCGCTCCAGCAGTTCAGAACGCATCCATCAGGAGGAACCCACCATGAAAAACTCCACGCGCACCATCCGTTCCGGCGCACTTGGTGTACTTGCCCTGGCCGGCATGCTCGCGCTCTCCGCCTGCGGCGGGACCGCGGAAGCCGAGAATCCGGCCGCAGCCAACGCAAGTGCGCCCCTGTTTAGTCAACTGCCGGAGAAGGTCCAAAAATCCGGGGCCATCAACGTGGCCAGCAACGTCGAATACCCGCCATTTGAATCCTTTGACACGGACGGCACCACCGTCATCGGCATCGACAGGGAAATCGCCGACGAGCTGGAGAAGCAGTTGGGCGTCACCATGGACTTCGACAACATCGCCTTCGACGCGATCATCCCGGGCCTTGCCTCGGCACGCTACGACATGGCCATGTCGGCGATGTCCGACACCGTCGAACGCCAGAAGCAGGTCAACTTCATCGACTACTTCTCCGCGGGCGGAGGCGTCATGACCTCGGCAGCAAACGCCGAAAAGCTCAAGACGCTCGATGACTTGTGCGGCGCCCACGTGGGCATCGTGAAGGGCACCACCGAGGACGCCGACGCCGCCGAGGCTTCCAAGAAGTGCGAGGAGGCCGGCAAGCCGAAGGTCGAGATGACGATCTTCGCCGGACAGAACCAGGCGGTGCTGGCCCTGCAGTCAAACCGCGTGGACGCCTTCCTGGTCGATTCGACCTCGGGTTCGGTCATTGCTGCCGAGTCGAAGGGCGCCCTGTCCATGGGCGAGCGCTACCAGGACCTGGCCTTCGGCATCGTCTTCCCCAAGGACCAGGAACAGCTCATGAACACCATCCAAAAGGGACTCGAGGCCATTAAAGCCGACGGCAGCTACGACAAGATCCTGGCCAAGTACAACATGGCCGACCACACCATGGAGTCCTTCCCCGTCAACGGGGTCAAGCAATGACCACGCGGACCCCTGAACCGCAGGAGAACGGCCTGGTCATCGTGCCGGCCCGCTATCTGGGCCGCTGGATTGCCGCGGTGGCAGTCGTCGGTATCCTCTTGATGCTGATCTACTCGATGTTCGCCAACGAACGCTTCCA contains:
- a CDS encoding cytochrome P450, which translates into the protein MDSTLAAATAPIFTEDPYSPAHLAEPYGLFERMRDAGPVVLLKEHDVLAVTRFDECKEVLEDYRTFISGAGAGPRNLHREPSWRAQGIMESDPPIHTQMRHAIAGVISPRGVRSLRAGFEEYATELVDELLERGEFDLVKDLSEVFPLRAFGDAVGIPREGRAENLLALGAANFSTFGPDTPLAREHFSAGAGTNDWAMANTARERLRPGSLGAQIWDLADRGEITTDQAPLLVRAMLSAGLDTTIFSLGATLLALVRHPGQYAKVHENPKLVKFAIDEAFRYESPFQSFYRTTSQAAEIGGMAIPADTKVAVFVGAANRDERRWGPTANEYDIARAAGGHLAFGMGIHQCVGQPLSRLEMDVLITELARRVKSIELTAEPEQFMHTTLRGWKSIPVRVAAA
- the sucD gene encoding succinate--CoA ligase subunit alpha encodes the protein MSIYLNKDSKVIVQGITGGEGTKHTALMLKAGTNVVGGVNARKAGTTVLHGDKEIKVFGAVAEAMAETGADVSIVFVPPAFTKDAVVEAIEAGIGLVVVITEGVPVQDSAEFWALAQSKVDADGNQVTRIIGPNCPGIITPGEALVGITPNNITQKGPIGLVSKSGTLTYQMMYELRDLGFSTAIGIGGDPVIGTTHIDALAAFEADPETKAIVMIGEIGGDAEERAADFIKANVTKPVVGYVAGFTAPEGKTMGHAGAIVSGSAGTAQAKKEALEAAGVKVGKTPSETATLLREVFAAL
- a CDS encoding IclR family transcriptional regulator, whose product is MSTSFERGLRILTEVIEHGDASVEAVSRKLGIPASSAYRYFKVLREQDFVCEEDGRYRPGPALLRSAGRHHAQSYLAEVGNAVLREIVDQVGETAVMIVRIGSQAMCLRRVEPEKSLKYSFAVNELLPLHAGAGQRVLLAWAPPEVVHEVLTGSMTRFTAKTMNREQILASIPQTRSSGYVLSRGELDQGSLSIAIPVTSQGEVVCSINVAGPEATCGSRFWISSTLRVMQESANKLTQALQECTPNKSTRETLDDYSSIG
- a CDS encoding HAL/PAL/TAL family ammonia-lyase, which encodes MTTAVLAETAPVTIGVHRATLDDLIQVARHRRPVIIDDAVFDAMAPSREWLDGIVDAMGPGKQTPPIYSINTGFGSLAGRKAFAEPADAAELSRRLVLSNAAGVGRHVDEEVVRATMFIRIVSLTQGYSGVRPEIVSTLARMLNAGVCPAIPEYGSLGASGDLIPLAHVAIVMSRSHTGEDVDLDSGEALLDGKVVSGIAAMRHAGIERLPLGAKDGLALLNGTSFSCAQAALALYDAQNLLETAQITAAMTIEALRGFGDAFIDELHQARGQRGQIEVATRIRELLSGSTLIDGNASTDPVRQPPQDAYSLRCIPQVFGPIKDTLAFAAGIIDNEINAATDNPLIFPSLPDTRKLKAVSGGNFHAEYVAFAADFISIVVTEIGNITERRLFRLDDGTLNRGLPDMLIDSEQTGMDCGYMLPQYLAAALVSDCKTLAHPDSVDSIPTCANQEDHVSMANNAGRHARQIVANIESVVGIELLMAAQALELRAAHPDTGDARPGAASAAALALVRGSKSADGRPIDHIRADVVMYPRVRKALDLVHSGSVVETVNKVLAG
- a CDS encoding ABC transporter substrate-binding protein, coding for MKNSTRTIRSGALGVLALAGMLALSACGGTAEAENPAAANASAPLFSQLPEKVQKSGAINVASNVEYPPFESFDTDGTTVIGIDREIADELEKQLGVTMDFDNIAFDAIIPGLASARYDMAMSAMSDTVERQKQVNFIDYFSAGGGVMTSAANAEKLKTLDDLCGAHVGIVKGTTEDADAAEASKKCEEAGKPKVEMTIFAGQNQAVLALQSNRVDAFLVDSTSGSVIAAESKGALSMGERYQDLAFGIVFPKDQEQLMNTIQKGLEAIKADGSYDKILAKYNMADHTMESFPVNGVKQ
- a CDS encoding alpha-hydroxy acid oxidase; this translates as MKRSLTRIPAALAQLKFKSLPKPGKGPASGALNLEDLRRLAKRRTPTAAFDYADGGSYAEEALERNYRAYRNTELLPGILRDVSAVDPSVTVAGGRFSLPVGIAPTGLTRLMHAAGERAGAAAAARQNIPFTLSTMGTVSIEETAAAAPGGTRWFQLYLGQDRAASLAMMRRAREAGYSALLLTVDTAVTSNRFRDQRNGMTLPPTLGPSTVLDALRRPGWCLDFLTTEPLGFANFPDNTGNVSAQFNTMFDASLNYTDLAWVREAWPGTLIVKGVQGPEDAVACFGHGVDGVVVSNHGGRQLDRAPVPVLQLPAIRAAVGPDRLIIADSGIMSGGDVVATLAAGANFTLIGRAYLYGLMAGGQAGVERALEILEREIRQTMALLGVRTLSELGPQHVRLGEG